The Xylanivirga thermophila genome contains the following window.
ATATATTTCCATCAAAGAAATGGAGGTGGAATAGATGTTTAAAATGGATCTTCAATTGTTTGCCCACAAAAAGGGAGTCGGTAGTTCCAGAAATGGACGTGATAGCGAAGCAAAACGCTTAGGAGTGAAAAAGGGTGATGGTCAATTTGTTCTAGCAGGTAATATCCTAGTTAGACAGAGGGGAACTAAAATATACCCTGGAGCAAATGTTGCAAAGGGCAAAGATGATACCCTTTTCTCTTTAGTGGACGGCGTGGTTAAATTTGAACGTAAAGGAAAAGATAAAAAACAAGTTAGCGTATATTCAAAGGACGAAATGGTCGCTTTGCAATAATAAAAAAACCTATTGCCTTGAGCAATAGGTTT
Protein-coding sequences here:
- the rpmA gene encoding 50S ribosomal protein L27, which produces MFKMDLQLFAHKKGVGSSRNGRDSEAKRLGVKKGDGQFVLAGNILVRQRGTKIYPGANVAKGKDDTLFSLVDGVVKFERKGKDKKQVSVYSKDEMVALQ